In a single window of the Ciconia boyciana chromosome 7, ASM3463844v1, whole genome shotgun sequence genome:
- the CZIB gene encoding CXXC motif containing zinc binding protein, with product MGRIGLQLRATLENITHLRAEGEDFRWYLKLKCGNCGEVSEKWQYLRLMDSAPLKGGRGSATMVQKCKLCSRENSIDILSQTIKPYNAEDSEKFKTIVEFECRGLEPVDFQPQAGFAAEGAESGTPFNDINLLEKDWNDYDEKTKESVGIYEVTHKFVKC from the exons ATGGGG AGGATCGGGCTGCAGCTGCGCGCCACGCTGGAGAACATCACCCACCTGCGGGCCGAGGGGGAGGACTTCCGCTGGTACCTCAAG ctgaaatgtggGAACTGTGGtgaagtttctgaaaaatggCAATATCTGCGACTGATG GACAGTGCTCCCCtgaaaggaggcagaggaagcgCCACTATGGTGCAGAAATGCAAGCTGTGCTCCAGGGAGAACTCCATTG atattttaagTCAGACAATCAAACCTTATAAC GCTGAAGACAGCGAGAAATTCAAAACGATAGTGGAGTTTGAATGCCGAGGTCTGGAACCGGTTGACTTTCAGCCACAG GCAGGGTTTGCCGCTGaaggtgcagaatctggcacaCCTTTCAATGACATAAACTTGTTAGAAAAG GATTGGAATGACTAtgatgaaaaaacaaaggaatcTGTTGGAATCTATGAAGTTACCCATAAATTTGTAAAATGCTAA